A window of Sphingomonas sp. Leaf357 contains these coding sequences:
- a CDS encoding UDP-N-acetylmuramoyl-tripeptide--D-alanyl-D-alanine ligase translates to MTDALWASSDIATATGGIASTPFDATGVTFDSREVGPGDLFVALTGEATDGHKFLAQAFERGAAGAIVSEDCPYPHVRVADTFAALEALGVAARARTSAKIIGVTGSVGKTSTKEALFAALDRARPGAAHRSVKSYNNHVGVPLSLARMPAASKFAVLEMGMNHPGELAHLTTLVRPHVAMVTAIAPAHTAFFPDESAIADAKGEIFAGLEPGGVAIIPYDSAHRDRLIGHSEPHAGRIVTFGLDAGADVRAIETMRLATGATFVTARIGDRELSFTIAQPGIHWVSNALGVLAAVDAVGGDLGSAGLALAELGGLQGRGARFMAKVADGEALVIDESYNANPASMRATLAVLGAEGAGRKIAVLGEMRELGDGSADYHAALADPVAEAGISHAVLVGAEMAALVEALEGRVQFVHVADAAAARASLLQILAPGDAVLIKGSNGVGLAALVAALKSPATGVGTA, encoded by the coding sequence GTGACTGACGCTCTCTGGGCCTCTTCCGACATCGCGACCGCGACCGGCGGTATCGCATCGACGCCTTTCGACGCGACTGGCGTCACCTTCGACTCCCGCGAAGTCGGGCCCGGCGATCTGTTCGTCGCGCTGACCGGCGAGGCGACCGATGGCCACAAATTCCTGGCCCAGGCGTTCGAGCGCGGCGCGGCGGGGGCGATCGTCTCCGAAGATTGTCCGTACCCGCATGTTCGCGTGGCCGATACGTTCGCCGCGCTGGAGGCGCTGGGCGTCGCGGCCCGCGCCCGCACGTCGGCGAAGATCATCGGCGTGACCGGATCGGTCGGGAAGACCAGCACCAAGGAGGCGTTGTTCGCGGCGCTGGACCGGGCGCGGCCGGGCGCGGCGCATCGCTCGGTCAAAAGCTACAACAATCATGTCGGCGTGCCGCTGAGCCTCGCGCGGATGCCGGCGGCGTCGAAATTCGCCGTGCTAGAAATGGGCATGAACCATCCCGGCGAGCTGGCGCATCTGACCACTCTGGTGCGCCCGCACGTCGCGATGGTGACGGCGATCGCCCCGGCGCACACCGCCTTCTTCCCGGACGAGAGCGCGATCGCCGATGCCAAGGGCGAGATTTTCGCCGGGCTGGAGCCGGGCGGGGTGGCGATCATCCCCTACGACAGCGCGCACCGCGATCGACTGATCGGCCATTCCGAACCGCATGCCGGCAGGATCGTGACCTTCGGGCTGGATGCCGGGGCCGATGTACGCGCGATCGAGACGATGCGGCTGGCGACCGGCGCGACCTTCGTGACCGCGCGGATCGGCGATCGCGAACTGAGCTTCACGATCGCGCAGCCCGGCATACACTGGGTATCCAACGCGCTTGGCGTGCTGGCGGCGGTGGATGCGGTGGGCGGCGATCTCGGCTCAGCGGGCCTTGCGCTGGCCGAGCTGGGCGGGCTGCAGGGGCGCGGCGCGCGCTTTATGGCGAAGGTCGCGGACGGCGAGGCGCTGGTGATCGACGAGAGCTACAACGCCAATCCCGCCTCGATGCGCGCGACGCTCGCGGTGCTGGGGGCAGAAGGTGCCGGGCGGAAGATCGCGGTTCTGGGCGAGATGCGCGAACTGGGCGACGGCAGCGCGGACTATCACGCCGCTTTGGCGGATCCCGTCGCCGAAGCGGGTATTTCCCACGCCGTATTGGTCGGCGCGGAGATGGCGGCGCTCGTGGAAGCGCTTGAGGGCCGCGTGCAATTCGTCCATGTGGCGGATGCCGCCGCCGCCCGGGCAAGCTTGCTCCAGATATTGGCGCCGGGCGATGCGGTGCTCATCAAGGGATCGAACGGCGTAGGGCTGGCGGCATTGGTCGCGGCCCTCAAATCCCCCGCAACCGGGGTCGGGACAGCATAA
- a CDS encoding UDP-N-acetylmuramoyl-L-alanyl-D-glutamate--2,6-diaminopimelate ligase has product MKLGQLTGAGETDTVSGFAIDHRKVADGCVFGAFAGAKVNGEDYIAAAVKAGAIAVVARPEAVVKGAVHIADANPRKVFAGLAAKFFAPFPTVAVAVTGTNGKTSSVEMTRQLWRMAGFHAASIGTLGVTTGDDRVSTGLTTPDVVTFLSNTAGLAREGVSHVAFEASSHGLDQYRTEGLPVRAAAFTNLSRDHLDYHGTMDAYFDAKARLFSEVVAADGAVVVWADDPWSAKVIEIAAARGVRVLSVGTQGETLKLVSRDPTLLGQGLVIEAEGQTHKVNLPLIGAYQAANALVSAGLAIATGGDVTATLAAVARLQPVRGRLERAVISAKGSPVYVDYAHTPDALEAAISALKPHAKGRLIVVFGAGGDRDQGKRSAMGAIASAMADVVIVTDDNPRGEDAAAIRAMVMQGAPGATEIGSRRDAIGAAIAMAGPEDIVLVAGKGHEQGQIVGDLVLPFDDVSVAREMAA; this is encoded by the coding sequence ATGAAGCTGGGCCAGCTGACAGGTGCCGGCGAGACCGACACGGTCAGCGGCTTCGCGATCGACCATCGCAAGGTCGCGGACGGCTGCGTCTTCGGCGCGTTCGCCGGGGCCAAGGTGAATGGCGAGGATTATATCGCCGCGGCGGTGAAAGCCGGGGCGATCGCGGTGGTCGCTCGGCCCGAGGCGGTGGTGAAGGGCGCGGTGCACATCGCCGACGCCAATCCGCGCAAGGTGTTCGCTGGGCTGGCGGCGAAGTTCTTCGCGCCGTTCCCGACCGTCGCGGTGGCGGTGACGGGGACCAACGGCAAGACGAGCAGCGTGGAGATGACGCGGCAATTGTGGCGCATGGCGGGGTTTCATGCCGCGTCGATCGGGACTTTGGGCGTAACGACCGGCGACGACCGGGTCTCGACCGGGCTGACGACGCCCGACGTGGTGACGTTCCTGTCGAACACGGCGGGGCTGGCGCGCGAGGGCGTGAGCCATGTCGCGTTCGAGGCATCGAGCCACGGGCTGGACCAGTATCGCACCGAAGGGCTGCCGGTGCGGGCGGCGGCGTTCACCAACCTGTCGCGCGATCACCTCGATTATCACGGCACGATGGACGCCTATTTCGACGCCAAGGCGCGGCTATTTTCCGAAGTCGTCGCGGCGGACGGCGCGGTGGTGGTGTGGGCCGACGATCCCTGGTCGGCTAAGGTGATCGAGATTGCGGCGGCGCGCGGCGTGCGGGTGCTGTCGGTCGGTACGCAGGGCGAAACGCTGAAACTGGTGTCGCGCGATCCGACCCTGCTCGGGCAGGGGCTGGTGATCGAGGCTGAGGGCCAGACGCACAAGGTGAACCTGCCGCTGATCGGGGCGTATCAGGCGGCGAATGCTCTGGTTTCGGCCGGACTGGCGATCGCGACCGGCGGCGACGTGACCGCGACGCTGGCGGCGGTGGCGCGGTTGCAGCCGGTGCGCGGGCGGCTGGAGCGCGCGGTGATCTCGGCCAAGGGATCGCCGGTCTATGTCGATTACGCGCATACGCCGGATGCGCTGGAGGCGGCGATCTCCGCGCTGAAACCCCATGCCAAGGGCCGGCTGATCGTGGTGTTTGGCGCAGGCGGCGATCGCGACCAGGGCAAGCGCTCCGCGATGGGCGCGATCGCCTCGGCGATGGCGGACGTGGTGATCGTGACCGACGACAATCCGCGTGGCGAGGATGCGGCGGCGATCCGCGCGATGGTGATGCAGGGCGCACCGGGCGCGACGGAGATCGGATCGCGGCGCGACGCGATCGGCGCGGCCATCGCGATGGCAGGCCCCGAGGATATCGTGCTGGTCGCGGGCAAGGGGCATGAGCAGGGGCAGATCGTCGGCGATCTGGTGCTGCCGTTCGATGACGTGTCCGTGGCGCGGGAGATGGCGGCGTGA
- a CDS encoding peptidoglycan D,D-transpeptidase FtsI family protein codes for MSVMVARPMPGRRPAGQRHALIQTAHMRLMILLLLFTAAIIVVLIRLTALAFVSDSGSTRTAMIGENWSRADIVDRNGEPLARTIEAWGIGVHPGKILGDKREIAEKLAQLIPGHDVEYFYQRLTMDVNFTYLEHHVSPSLVTQVHALGEPALTFEKEAERLYPQTTMAAHVLGFLGHNKNDSRIIEGQGGIERAFEERLTSPAERGTPLALSLDYRVQAAMESELSQAMTTFSARGAAGIVLDVDTGEVISMVSLPVFNPNRVGLSGSEQLRNNTTQSVYELGSTFKPLTVAAAIEFGVVKDISRRFDATAPLKVGRFTIHDEAGDPKRWLNMPETLIYSSNVATARIADEIGPQRMQTMFRRMGLDTKPDIELREKGRPLWPKFWARTTTMTTGYGHGIAITPLQLAASYAALVNGGTWRPSTLLKVGPGHPVAPGRKVISDATSYRMRQMLRLIVLKGTGRKGEAPGYRVAGKTGTGEVPSGGGYDRSRNMATFVAAFPIDRPRYVVLAMLDSPQGTKETGGWKTAAWNAAPVVGRVITRVGGLLGVIPDTTLDIDESDLLPLLWQAPGERTADPE; via the coding sequence TTGAGCGTCATGGTCGCCCGACCGATGCCGGGCCGCCGGCCAGCCGGGCAGCGCCATGCGCTGATCCAGACGGCACATATGCGCCTGATGATCCTGCTGCTGCTGTTCACGGCGGCGATCATCGTCGTGCTGATCCGGCTGACCGCGCTGGCGTTCGTGTCCGATTCCGGCAGCACGCGCACGGCGATGATCGGCGAGAATTGGAGCCGGGCGGACATCGTCGATCGCAACGGCGAACCGCTTGCGCGCACGATCGAGGCGTGGGGCATCGGTGTGCATCCGGGCAAGATCCTGGGCGACAAGCGCGAGATTGCCGAGAAGCTGGCGCAACTGATCCCGGGCCACGACGTCGAGTATTTCTATCAGCGCCTGACGATGGACGTGAACTTCACGTATCTCGAACACCATGTGTCGCCGTCGCTGGTGACCCAGGTGCATGCGCTGGGCGAGCCGGCGCTGACCTTCGAGAAGGAGGCCGAGCGGCTGTACCCGCAGACGACGATGGCGGCGCACGTGCTGGGCTTTCTCGGCCACAACAAGAACGACTCGCGCATCATCGAGGGGCAGGGCGGGATCGAGCGCGCGTTCGAGGAGCGGCTGACCAGCCCGGCCGAGCGCGGCACGCCGCTGGCGCTGTCGCTCGACTACCGCGTGCAGGCGGCGATGGAGAGCGAACTCAGCCAGGCGATGACGACCTTCTCGGCGCGCGGTGCCGCGGGGATCGTGCTCGACGTCGACACGGGCGAGGTCATCTCGATGGTCTCGCTACCCGTGTTCAACCCCAACCGGGTCGGTCTGTCGGGCAGCGAGCAATTGCGCAACAACACGACGCAGAGCGTCTATGAACTCGGTTCGACCTTCAAGCCGCTCACGGTCGCCGCGGCGATCGAGTTTGGGGTGGTGAAGGACATCAGCCGACGGTTCGATGCGACCGCGCCGCTCAAGGTGGGGCGGTTCACGATCCACGACGAGGCGGGCGATCCCAAAAGATGGCTGAACATGCCCGAGACGCTGATCTATTCGTCGAACGTCGCCACCGCACGGATCGCGGACGAGATCGGGCCGCAGCGGATGCAGACCATGTTTCGTCGGATGGGGCTCGACACGAAGCCCGATATCGAACTGCGCGAAAAGGGGCGACCGCTCTGGCCCAAATTCTGGGCGCGAACCACTACCATGACCACGGGATACGGCCACGGCATCGCGATCACCCCGCTGCAATTGGCCGCGTCCTATGCGGCCCTGGTCAACGGCGGGACGTGGCGGCCTTCCACCCTGCTGAAGGTGGGGCCGGGGCATCCGGTCGCGCCGGGCCGCAAGGTGATCAGCGATGCGACGAGCTATCGCATGCGCCAGATGCTGCGCCTGATCGTGCTCAAGGGCACCGGCCGCAAGGGCGAGGCCCCGGGCTATCGCGTCGCCGGCAAGACCGGAACGGGCGAAGTGCCGAGCGGGGGCGGGTATGATCGGTCGCGCAACATGGCGACGTTCGTCGCTGCCTTCCCGATCGATCGTCCGCGTTACGTGGTGCTGGCGATGCTCGATTCGCCGCAGGGCACCAAGGAAACCGGCGGATGGAAGACCGCGGCCTGGAACGCGGCGCCCGTCGTCGGCCGCGTGATCACGCGGGTCGGCGGGTTGCTCGGGGTCATCCCCGACACGACGCTGGATATCGACGAGTCCGATCTGCTGCCCTTGCTGTGGCAGGCCCCGGGCGAGCGCACGGCAGATCCGGAATGA
- the rsmH gene encoding 16S rRNA (cytosine(1402)-N(4))-methyltransferase RsmH — MTPHADAPHIPVLFSEMLDALAIAPGEVHVDATFGAGGYTRGMLAAGASVYAFDRDPDAIAAGRALEAEYDTLTLVPATFSAMEAELAARDAVPVDGVTMDIGVSSMQLDQAERGFSFQSDGPLDMRMSQEGPTAADFVNTADESEIADVLYEYGDEPRSRRVAQFIVAARPITRTAELAHVVRRALGYKPHDKKDPATRTFQALRIEVNRELGELADGLAAAERVLKPGGTLAVITFHSGEDRMVKRFLKERSGGLPSGSRHMPEIKAAAAPSFEQVARAVRAGDEEIARNPRARSATLRVAKRTSAAPWTSVGVRK, encoded by the coding sequence GTGACCCCGCATGCCGACGCCCCGCACATCCCCGTCCTGTTCAGCGAAATGCTCGATGCGCTCGCCATTGCCCCCGGCGAGGTCCATGTCGACGCGACCTTCGGCGCGGGCGGCTATACGCGCGGCATGCTGGCGGCCGGCGCGAGCGTCTATGCCTTCGATCGCGATCCCGACGCGATCGCGGCCGGCCGCGCGCTGGAGGCCGAATACGACACGCTGACGCTCGTGCCCGCGACCTTTTCGGCGATGGAGGCGGAGCTGGCGGCGCGCGACGCGGTGCCGGTGGACGGCGTGACGATGGATATCGGCGTGTCTTCGATGCAGCTCGACCAGGCCGAGCGCGGCTTCAGCTTCCAGTCGGACGGTCCGCTCGACATGCGCATGTCGCAGGAGGGGCCGACCGCCGCCGATTTCGTCAACACCGCCGACGAGAGCGAGATCGCCGACGTGCTGTACGAATATGGCGACGAGCCGCGGTCGCGCCGGGTGGCGCAGTTCATCGTCGCGGCGCGGCCGATCACGCGCACGGCGGAGCTGGCGCATGTCGTACGTCGCGCGCTCGGCTACAAACCGCACGACAAGAAGGATCCGGCGACGCGGACCTTCCAGGCGCTGCGCATCGAGGTGAACCGCGAACTGGGCGAACTGGCCGATGGCCTGGCCGCCGCCGAACGGGTGCTGAAACCGGGCGGGACGTTGGCCGTGATCACCTTCCATTCGGGAGAAGACCGGATGGTGAAGCGTTTCCTGAAGGAGCGCAGCGGCGGCCTGCCTTCGGGATCGCGGCACATGCCCGAGATAAAGGCGGCCGCCGCGCCGAGCTTCGAACAGGTCGCCCGCGCCGTCCGCGCCGGCGACGAAGAGATCGCGCGCAACCCGCGGGCGCGATCGGCGACGTTGCGGGTGGCGAAGCGGACGTCGGCCGCGCCCTGGACCAGTGTAGGAGTACGGAAATGA
- a CDS encoding division/cell wall cluster transcriptional repressor MraZ: protein MAERVDYQGDGIGLVDDKGRCAIPASLRQALAANSPRADGKDGGTVIVGVHPKQTCLRAYDPAYVAILKAQLDAREALHTGEDGEPNYNFKRRGASGEAVPFDGSGRFIMPGFPRDYAGIDETAFFWGTMDWIEIWDPRTLMAASDVDPVMQAACRYHCKQKGIAL, encoded by the coding sequence GTGGCCGAACGGGTGGACTATCAGGGGGACGGTATCGGCCTTGTCGACGACAAGGGTCGGTGCGCTATCCCTGCGTCCCTCCGCCAGGCGCTGGCGGCGAACAGCCCGCGAGCCGATGGCAAGGACGGCGGCACCGTCATCGTCGGCGTCCATCCCAAGCAGACCTGCCTGCGCGCCTACGATCCGGCCTATGTCGCGATCCTGAAGGCGCAACTGGATGCGCGCGAGGCGCTGCACACCGGCGAGGACGGCGAGCCTAACTACAATTTCAAGCGGCGCGGCGCGAGCGGCGAAGCGGTGCCGTTCGACGGCAGCGGCCGGTTCATTATGCCCGGCTTCCCGCGCGATTATGCCGGGATCGACGAGACGGCGTTCTTCTGGGGCACGATGGACTGGATCGAGATCTGGGATCCCAGGACGCTGATGGCGGCGAGTGACGTCGATCCCGTCATGCAGGCGGCCTGCCGCTATCACTGCAAGCAGAAGGGGATCGCGCTGTGA
- a CDS encoding glycine-rich domain-containing protein: MDVPTRTTPPIAAPANNPRIDRVVVNPQTDVILVVQGTEAASPTPPLVPSGYLPLARIALAPATTAITNTAITDERVTTTAATSTPGGLVGVQTFTSNGTYVPTPGTNSVIVEAVGGGGSGGGCAATSGSQGSAAGGGSAGSFARARLTANFSNVAVTVGAGGAATSAGSVTGNSGGTSNFGTLVSAPGGLGGPGSPAYSPPALVGGALPGSAPTGGNLLSALGSCGQYGSVLSVYAVIAGCGAPSIYGGGGAGAGNTPGFAAGAYGAGGGGASSVGSGAARSGGAGMAGLVTVYEYA; encoded by the coding sequence GTGGACGTTCCGACCCGGACCACGCCGCCGATCGCGGCACCCGCGAACAATCCTCGAATTGACCGCGTCGTCGTCAATCCGCAGACGGATGTGATCTTGGTTGTTCAGGGAACGGAGGCGGCATCCCCGACGCCGCCGCTGGTACCGTCGGGCTATTTGCCGCTCGCCCGGATCGCGCTTGCCCCCGCCACCACTGCGATTACCAACACGGCGATCACGGACGAGCGCGTCACGACGACGGCCGCCACCTCCACGCCCGGCGGATTGGTCGGCGTGCAGACGTTCACGAGCAACGGCACCTACGTACCCACGCCGGGGACGAACAGCGTGATCGTCGAAGCGGTCGGTGGTGGTGGCAGCGGCGGCGGATGTGCTGCCACCAGCGGTTCGCAAGGCTCGGCCGCCGGTGGCGGTAGCGCCGGTTCCTTCGCACGCGCGCGCCTGACCGCCAATTTTTCCAATGTGGCGGTGACCGTGGGAGCGGGGGGCGCCGCGACGTCGGCTGGGTCGGTGACCGGCAACTCCGGCGGCACGTCCAACTTCGGAACGTTGGTTTCCGCGCCGGGCGGGTTGGGGGGACCTGGAAGTCCTGCCTATAGCCCGCCTGCGCTGGTCGGCGGGGCTCTTCCCGGCAGCGCCCCGACCGGCGGCAATCTGCTAAGCGCTTTGGGATCTTGCGGCCAATATGGCTCGGTATTGAGTGTCTATGCCGTCATTGCCGGTTGCGGCGCGCCATCGATCTATGGAGGGGGCGGTGCCGGCGCAGGAAACACACCGGGATTTGCGGCTGGTGCTTATGGTGCGGGCGGCGGCGGTGCTAGTTCGGTGGGAAGCGGAGCAGCGCGGTCCGGTGGTGCCGGTATGGCCGGTCTGGTAACGGTATATGAATACGCCTGA
- a CDS encoding cysteine synthase A, whose protein sequence is MHTTSDTLALIGNTPLVRLKGPSEASGCEIFAKCEFANPGASVKDRAALYIVEDAEARNAIQPGGTIVEGTAGNTGIGLALVANAKGYKTIIVMPETQSREKMDTLRALGAELVLVPAAAYSNPGHFVHTSRRIAEETPNAIWANQFDNIANRRAHIVGTAEEIWQQMDGRIDGFTCAAGTGGTIAGVGLGLKAKDETICIALSDPHGAALYEYYAHGELKAEGSSVAEGIGQARITANLEGAPIDTQFRISDEEGMDWVVRLLAEEGLCLGLSSGINVAGAVRLGKHLGPGKRIATILCDTGFRYLSTLYNREWLTAKGLPIPPWLAAS, encoded by the coding sequence ATGCACACGACATCCGATACGCTCGCTCTCATCGGCAACACTCCGCTCGTCCGCCTGAAGGGGCCGAGCGAGGCGAGCGGGTGCGAGATCTTCGCCAAATGCGAATTCGCCAATCCCGGCGCCTCGGTGAAGGACCGGGCAGCGCTGTACATCGTCGAGGATGCCGAAGCGCGTAATGCGATCCAGCCGGGCGGGACGATCGTAGAGGGAACGGCGGGGAATACCGGCATCGGGCTGGCGCTGGTCGCCAACGCCAAGGGCTACAAGACGATCATCGTCATGCCCGAAACGCAGAGTCGCGAGAAGATGGACACGCTGCGCGCGCTGGGCGCGGAACTGGTGCTGGTGCCGGCGGCGGCCTATTCGAATCCGGGGCATTTCGTGCACACCTCGCGCCGCATCGCCGAGGAGACTCCGAATGCGATCTGGGCCAACCAGTTCGACAATATCGCCAATCGCCGCGCGCATATCGTCGGCACGGCGGAGGAGATCTGGCAGCAGATGGACGGCCGGATAGACGGCTTCACCTGCGCGGCCGGGACGGGCGGCACGATCGCCGGAGTCGGGTTGGGGCTGAAGGCGAAGGACGAAACGATCTGTATCGCGCTCAGCGATCCGCACGGCGCGGCACTGTATGAATATTACGCGCATGGCGAGTTGAAGGCCGAGGGGTCCTCGGTCGCGGAGGGGATCGGGCAGGCGCGGATCACCGCCAATCTCGAAGGCGCCCCGATCGACACGCAATTCCGGATCTCGGACGAGGAGGGAATGGATTGGGTGGTGCGGCTGCTGGCCGAGGAAGGCCTCTGTCTAGGCCTGTCTTCGGGCATCAACGTGGCCGGCGCGGTGCGGTTGGGCAAGCACCTGGGGCCGGGCAAGCGGATCGCGACGATCCTCTGCGATACCGGCTTTCGCTACCTCTCGACACTGTACAATCGCGAGTGGCTGACGGCCAAGGGACTGCCGATTCCGCCCTGGCTTGCGGCAAGTTAA
- a CDS encoding type II toxin-antitoxin system VapB family antitoxin, whose translation MGVQLNIKDAETVGLAKKLADATGQSVTAAIKGALEDMLRNREEERVRKRARIDEMLGDLDRHRPKDVDGLSSREIMDAIYVDGLPE comes from the coding sequence ATGGGCGTGCAACTCAACATCAAGGATGCCGAGACCGTTGGACTGGCGAAGAAACTGGCCGACGCGACCGGCCAGTCCGTCACCGCCGCCATCAAGGGCGCGCTGGAAGATATGCTCCGGAATCGCGAGGAGGAGCGCGTCCGCAAACGGGCGCGTATCGATGAGATGCTGGGCGATCTCGATCGGCACCGCCCTAAGGATGTGGATGGGTTGTCTTCCCGGGAGATCATGGATGCCATCTACGTCGATGGGTTGCCCGAGTGA
- a CDS encoding type II toxin-antitoxin system VapC family toxin: protein MIIDTSVIIAILTDEPERARFLDILQDTPDTTISAGSLIELAAVITRKLGSRYIVVAEQLLEQLEIRIAPVSEEQAQIGWRAYQEFGIGTQHPAKLNFGDCFAYALAKATGEPLLFKGDDFSSTDIRSALPL, encoded by the coding sequence GTGATCATCGATACGTCGGTGATCATCGCCATTCTGACCGACGAGCCGGAACGGGCGCGATTCTTGGACATTCTGCAGGATACGCCGGACACGACGATTTCGGCAGGGTCGCTGATCGAACTGGCCGCGGTCATCACGCGTAAGCTCGGCAGCCGCTATATCGTGGTCGCGGAACAACTGTTGGAACAGCTCGAGATACGCATCGCCCCCGTCTCCGAAGAGCAGGCGCAGATCGGATGGCGAGCATATCAGGAATTCGGCATCGGCACACAGCATCCCGCGAAGCTCAACTTCGGCGATTGTTTCGCCTACGCCCTCGCCAAGGCGACCGGCGAACCGCTCCTGTTCAAGGGCGACGATTTCTCCAGCACCGACATCAGGTCCGCGCTTCCGTTGTAA
- a CDS encoding DUF1993 domain-containing protein produces MATELYDITVPAFLRGFAAMSAFLTKAERWVKDNGVDPSELLAARLYEDMGPLTAQVQRASDSAKLAVVRLGEVENVAMPDDETSFADLQARIAKTVDLLKSVAPDAIDGREDKAITLPTPNRTLEFTGRSYVLQFVLPNFYFHITTAYAILRMKGVPVGKLDYLGAA; encoded by the coding sequence ATGGCCACCGAACTGTACGACATCACCGTGCCCGCCTTCCTGCGCGGCTTTGCCGCGATGTCCGCCTTCCTCACCAAGGCCGAACGATGGGTGAAGGACAATGGCGTGGACCCGTCCGAACTGCTTGCCGCGAGACTCTACGAGGACATGGGCCCGCTCACGGCGCAGGTGCAGCGCGCCAGCGATTCGGCCAAGCTGGCCGTCGTGCGGCTCGGCGAGGTCGAGAATGTCGCGATGCCCGACGATGAAACCAGCTTCGCCGATCTTCAGGCGCGCATCGCGAAGACGGTCGATCTGCTCAAGTCGGTCGCGCCCGACGCGATCGACGGTCGGGAGGACAAGGCGATCACGCTGCCCACGCCCAACCGCACGCTCGAATTTACCGGACGAAGCTATGTTCTGCAATTCGTGCTGCCGAACTTCTATTTCCACATCACCACGGCCTATGCGATCCTGCGCATGAAAGGCGTGCCGGTCGGCAAGCTGGACTATCTCGGCGCGGCGTGA
- a CDS encoding DNA-deoxyinosine glycosylase, protein MSDPVKRSFPPVVDIDTRLLVLGSLPGDRSLAEARYYAHPQNQFWRLISAAIDRDIAGLRYEDRLAALRTARVGLWDVVASAVRPGSTDAAIRDLVGNDLPGLIARLPNLRAIAFNGATAHRHGSRQLVAIGLPLIALPSSSPLHTIGLDAKLTAWRALRDHLGS, encoded by the coding sequence ATGTCGGACCCGGTTAAGCGCAGCTTCCCTCCCGTCGTCGATATCGACACCCGCCTGCTCGTCCTCGGCAGCCTGCCGGGGGACCGTTCGCTCGCCGAAGCGCGCTATTACGCGCATCCGCAGAACCAGTTCTGGCGCTTGATATCCGCGGCGATAGATCGCGACATCGCCGGTCTGCGCTATGAAGATCGCCTCGCCGCGCTCCGCACCGCGCGGGTCGGCCTGTGGGACGTCGTGGCCAGCGCGGTTCGCCCCGGCAGCACCGACGCCGCGATCCGGGATCTCGTCGGCAACGACCTGCCCGGCCTGATCGCCCGCCTGCCGAACCTGCGCGCGATCGCCTTCAACGGTGCCACCGCCCACCGCCACGGCAGCCGCCAATTGGTCGCGATCGGCCTGCCACTGATCGCCCTCCCCTCCAGCAGTCCGCTGCACACGATCGGCCTGGATGCCAAGCTCACGGCATGGCGTGCGCTCCGCGATCATCTCGGAAGTTGA